TTCCGGAGATCACCCGGCCGAAGGCGGCGAAGCCCTGGCCGTCGGGGTTTCTCCGGCCCCCGAAGTCCAGTTCGGGCTGGTCCCCCACGCACAGGAAAAAGTCGGAGGTGGCGGTGTCGGGTTCGGACCGGGCCATGGAGAGGGCGCCGTCCACGTGGCGAAGGCCCGTGACGGAGGTCCTCTCCAGGGGGATGGGCGGAAAGTCCTCTGCCTCCAGCCCGGGCTTGACTCCGGCCTGGACCACGCCGATTTTCACGGAGTTCTGGGGCTGATTGTCGGCCCGGACGGTGCGATGGAAGAGGCCGCCGTCGTACCGGCCCGCCTCCACGTACCGCAGGAAATTGGCGGCCGTGATCGGGGCGCGGACAAGGTCCACCTCGAGAAGAATGGTCCCCTCTTCGGTATGCAGGAGGACCTGGACAGGAGGGGCCTGTCCGGGAGGAGTGCGCGCGGCGCAGCCCGAGAGGGCTAGAAAGGCAAGAAACAGCGCGGCGCGGAGCCTCACGCGGGCGCCTCGGCGCTCCGGCCGCCCGCGTACCGGAGAACCACCAGGGAGAGGTCGTCGAAGGGCTTCTCCTCGCCCGAGAAGCGGTCCGCTTCCAAGAGGAGCCGGCGCCCCGCCTGCTCGGCGCCGAGCCCGCTCAATTGGGGAAACAGGGCCCTGAGGCGCTCTTCGGAGAAGAACTCTCCCGCGGTGTTGCGGGCGTCCGTCAGACCGTCCGAGTAGACGATCAGCAAGTCTCCCGGCTGGAGGTCCAGCGCTTGCTCCCGGTAGGCCGCGTCGGCGAAGGCGCCCACGGGGAGGGCGACCGACGGGAGCGTTTCCGCCGTCCCCTCGCGCACCAGGACGGGCGGCATGTGGCCGGCGTTGAGGAGGCGCACCCGCCCCTCTCTGGGGGCCACGACCATGAACACGAGGGTGGCGAACCGGCCGGGCAGACCGTCCCGCTCGAGGATGACGTTGGTCCGGTGCCCCAGGCGGGCCAGGTCCGGCGTCTCGGGGGCGATGGCCCGGAGGGTGGACTGGAGCTTGGCCATGAGCAGGGCGGCTCCGAGCCCCTTTCCCGACACGTCCCCGAGCACGATGCCCACGGTCCCCTCGTCGAGGGCCATGTGGTCCACGAGGTCCCCGCCCACGTCGTTGGCGGGCCGGGTGTAGAGCCAGGCTTCCCACCCCTCGACCCTCGGGTTCTCCTTGGGGAGAAGGGCCAATTGAACGGCGCGCCCCACCTCGAGTTCGTCCCGGGCCAGGAGCTTGTCTCGAAGTTCCAGCATGAGGACCACGAGGAGGATCACAACGCTGGCGGGGGCCAGGCTCACGCTGACGTTCACGTCCCCCGAGGCGAACCGGAGGTCGCCCATCACGAAGGTCCACAGGCTGAGAAGGACCAGGAGCCTGCGCACCGGGGTGAGCTTGAGGAAGAGGCTCCTCAGGAGGTACCACACGAGGGTCAGCCACCGGCGGAAGGCGCTCATGGACTCGAGCCGCCGCTTCCGGTCCTCGTCCAGGTAGAACTCGTAGAGGTCCCTCATGTCCCGCTTCAGGGTTTGGGTGAAACGTCCGCCCCCCATGTCGGAGGCGACGGTCCGGCCGAGGTCCT
The genomic region above belongs to Acidobacteriota bacterium and contains:
- a CDS encoding peptidylprolyl isomerase, producing the protein MRLRAALFLAFLALSGCAARTPPGQAPPVQVLLHTEEGTILLEVDLVRAPITAANFLRYVEAGRYDGGLFHRTVRADNQPQNSVKIGVVQAGVKPGLEAEDFPPIPLERTSVTGLRHVDGALSMARSEPDTATSDFFLCVGDQPELDFGGRRNPDGQGFAAFGRVISG
- a CDS encoding PP2C family protein-serine/threonine phosphatase; this translates as MSHARKISARLPQDLKDLGRTVASDMGGGRFTQTLKRDMRDLYEFYLDEDRKRRLESMSAFRRWLTLVWYLLRSLFLKLTPVRRLLVLLSLWTFVMGDLRFASGDVNVSVSLAPASVVILLVVLMLELRDKLLARDELEVGRAVQLALLPKENPRVEGWEAWLYTRPANDVGGDLVDHMALDEGTVGIVLGDVSGKGLGAALLMAKLQSTLRAIAPETPDLARLGHRTNVILERDGLPGRFATLVFMVVAPREGRVRLLNAGHMPPVLVREGTAETLPSVALPVGAFADAAYREQALDLQPGDLLIVYSDGLTDARNTAGEFFSEERLRALFPQLSGLGAEQAGRRLLLEADRFSGEEKPFDDLSLVVLRYAGGRSAEAPA